The genomic window GCTTGCCTGCCGATTCTAGCCCGGCGCGGATCATCGCCTGGGTCGAACCCTTGCCATTGGTTCCGGCGATATGGATGACCGGCGGAATGGCCTTTTGCGGATCGCCAAGCGCCGCCAGCAAGCGGTGCATCCGGTCCAGTGACAGGTCGATCACCTTGGGATGCAGCTGCATCAGCCGCGCCAGGATGGCATCGGAATCGGTCATGCGGCGCGGCCCCGGGCTCAGGCCTGGCCGTCGGCGACAGTGGCCGGGGCGCTGGCCGCGCCAGAGACGATGTTGCCCGGCGCGGGCAGATCGCCGGCCACCGGCGCCGGCAGGCGGCCCAGCATCCGCAGGATCGACACCAGTTCCTCGCGCAGTTTCTTGCGGTGGGTGACGCGATCCAGCATGCCGTGTTCCAGCAGGTATTCGGCGCGCTGGAAACCCTCGGGCAGCTTTTCGCGGATGGTCTGTTCGATCACCCGCGGCCCGGCGAAACAGATCAGCGCGTTCGGCTCGGCGATCTGGACATCGCCCAGCATCGCATAGGAGGCGGTGACGCCGCCGGTGGTCGGATGGGTCAGCACCACGACATAGGGCAGGCCGGCTTCCTTCAGCATCTGCACGGCGACGGTGGTGCGCGGCATCTGCATCAGCGACAGGATGCCTTCCTGCATCCGGGCGCCGCCCGCGGCCGAAAACAGCACCAGCGGCCGCTTCAGCTTGACCGCGCGTTCGGCCGCTGCGACGATCGCATTGCCGACATACATGCCCATGGACCCGCCCATGAAACTGAAATCCTGGGCGGCGGCCACGATGGGGGTGCGCCCGATCTCGCCCTCGGCGACCAGCATGGCCTCTTTCTCGCCGGTGGATTTCTGGGCGGCCTTCAGCCGTTCGGGATATTTCTTCTGATCGCGGAACTGCAACGGGTCTGCGACAGGTTCGGGCACCTTCACCTCATTGAAGATGCCGCCATCGAACAGCGCCGCGAACCGCGCGCGCGGCGATATCGCCAGATGGTGGTCGCAATTGCTGCAGACATTCAGATTTTCGGCCAGTTCGCGATGAAACAGCATGGTCCCGCATTCGGGGCATTTCGTCCACAGGTTCTCGGGCACTTCGCGGCGCGAGAAAAGTGAGTTGATGCGCGGACGGACATAATTGGTGATCCAGTTCATCGACGGGCCCTTCGCTGCGTTCAGGGGCTCAGATAGGCAATAGCGGGCGCAATTGCAATTCCGCACGGCCCGGGCTTTGATGGCGGGCATGTGGACGCAGTTGATCGTTTTTCTGCATTATTCGGTCGCGCTGGCGGTCTCGATCCGGGTGCTTTTGCGCCCCCGGCTGGAACCGGCCGTGCGGCTGAGCTGGATTCTGGTCATCGAACTGGTGCCGCTGATCGGAATCCTGGCCTATTTCCTGTTTGGCGAAATCCGCATGCGCGGCGCCGAGGTCGAAACCATGGCCAATGTGCGGTCAAGGCTTTCTGGTCTGTGGCGCCCCAGCCCCGAGGCCGTGCGCCGCGCGCCAGAGTTCGCCGCACCGATCATCGCCGCCAACCGCGCCACCACCGGCTTTGGCGCCGTCGCCGGCAATCTGACGGAACTCCTGCCCGAGGATGACAGCGCCATCGATCACCTGGTGGCGGCCATGGATGCTGCGGGCGATCACATCCATATCCTGTTCTATATCTGGCTGGACGACGCCTCGGGGCGCAAGGTGGCAGATGCGGCAGCCCGCGCCGCTGCCCGCGGCGTCAAGGTGCGCGTGGTCATCGATGCCTTCGGCTCGCGCGCGTTTGCCCGGTCTGACAGCTGGCGGATGATGCAGCAGGCGGGCTGCGAATGCATCCAGGCGCTGCCGCTGTCGCTGCCGATCATCGGCGGGCTGTTTCACCGCATGGACCTGCGCAACCACCGCAAGATCGTCGTGATCGACGATGCCATCGGCTTTACCGGCAGTCGCAACTGTTCGGACATGGCCTTTGCGATCAAGCCGCGTTTTGCGCCCTGGGTGGATATCCTGCTGCGCATCGAGGGGCCGATCGTGCGCCAGATGCAGGCGGTGTTCCTGCAGGACTGGATGAGCTACACCGGCGAGGATCTGGGCGAGACGCTGCGCATGGTGCGCCCGGTCGCCGCGCCGGGCGAGATCGCGCAGGTGGTGGCCACCGGCCCCGACCACCGCCAGGGGTCGCTGTCCGATTGCATGGCGACGATGATTCACGCCGCGCGCGAACGGCTGGTCATCACCACCCCCTATTACGTTCCCGACAGTTCGCTGGACAGCGCCATCCGCACCGCCGCCCGCCGCGGCCTGGACGTGACCATGATCCTGCCCGAGCGCAACGATTCGCTGGTGGTGCAGGCCACATCCGAAGGGTTCTATTACGGGCTGGTCTCGGCCGGGGTAAAGCTGATGCTGTTCCAGGGCGGGCTGCTGCACTCCAAGATCATCACCGCCGACGGGCGGATGGCGATGCTGGGCAGTGCCAACATGGACCGCCGCAGCTTCGAGTTGAACTACGAAATGAACATGTTCCTGGTCAGCGAGGAATTGACCGAAGCGCTGGATCAGCGCCAGCAGACCTATATCCGCCGCGCCCGCCCCGTCGAACTGGCCGAGATCCGCGGCTGGTCGCTGTGGCGGCGGCTGCGCAACAATCTGCTGGCGCTGGCGGCGCCGATCCTGTGAGGATGCATCGACCAAAGGGGGGATGGCATGACATTGGCACAAGGCGACATCGTGCAGGGCGCGCCGGCACTGACGCTGGAACAGGTCGCGGCGGCGCTGGCCGATCTGCCGCAGTGGCAGCTGGACCCGGACGGGCCGGCGATCGCGCGCGAATGGCGGCTGCGCAATTTCGCCCAGGCCGTGCAACTGGCCAATCTGGTGGCCTGGGTGGCCGAAACCGGCAACCACCATCCCGACATCGGCCTGGGCTGGGGGTATCTGCGCGTCAGCCTCAGCACCCATTCGGCGCAGGGCGTGACCCTGAACGACCTGGTCATGGCCGCGCGGATCGAGGCGGCGATTGCCGCAGGGCAGGGGGCGGCGACCTGAGATGATGCGTGGCGCATGGCCTTGCCCGCCGGTCGGGCGCGGCATATCAGTCGGCTGCAAGTTCTGGGGGTGCGGCATGGTCGGATCAAGGTCTTGGGGTTGTGCCGCGGCGGGGGGCGCGGGCGGGTTCCGCGCCACGGCGGGCTGATGCGCAGCGGGCCGCCGCGCTGGCTGGAACGGCGACTGAACGCGCGCGCGCTGGCGCGTTGGCAGACGCGCGCATCCGAGGTCGAGGCGCTGGGTGCCGGCCGACGGCGTGCCCTGCGGGACGAAGCGCAGGGGCTGCGCGCGGTGCTGGACCGGTTTCTGGCCCGGACCGACAGACGTGCCATGCAGGCACG from Paracoccus sp. SMMA_5_TC includes these protein-coding regions:
- the accD gene encoding acetyl-CoA carboxylase, carboxyltransferase subunit beta — translated: MNWITNYVRPRINSLFSRREVPENLWTKCPECGTMLFHRELAENLNVCSNCDHHLAISPRARFAALFDGGIFNEVKVPEPVADPLQFRDQKKYPERLKAAQKSTGEKEAMLVAEGEIGRTPIVAAAQDFSFMGGSMGMYVGNAIVAAAERAVKLKRPLVLFSAAGGARMQEGILSLMQMPRTTVAVQMLKEAGLPYVVVLTHPTTGGVTASYAMLGDVQIAEPNALICFAGPRVIEQTIREKLPEGFQRAEYLLEHGMLDRVTHRKKLREELVSILRMLGRLPAPVAGDLPAPGNIVSGAASAPATVADGQA
- the cls gene encoding cardiolipin synthase, which produces MIVFLHYSVALAVSIRVLLRPRLEPAVRLSWILVIELVPLIGILAYFLFGEIRMRGAEVETMANVRSRLSGLWRPSPEAVRRAPEFAAPIIAANRATTGFGAVAGNLTELLPEDDSAIDHLVAAMDAAGDHIHILFYIWLDDASGRKVADAAARAAARGVKVRVVIDAFGSRAFARSDSWRMMQQAGCECIQALPLSLPIIGGLFHRMDLRNHRKIVVIDDAIGFTGSRNCSDMAFAIKPRFAPWVDILLRIEGPIVRQMQAVFLQDWMSYTGEDLGETLRMVRPVAAPGEIAQVVATGPDHRQGSLSDCMATMIHAARERLVITTPYYVPDSSLDSAIRTAARRGLDVTMILPERNDSLVVQATSEGFYYGLVSAGVKLMLFQGGLLHSKIITADGRMAMLGSANMDRRSFELNYEMNMFLVSEELTEALDQRQQTYIRRARPVELAEIRGWSLWRRLRNNLLALAAPIL
- a CDS encoding 4a-hydroxytetrahydrobiopterin dehydratase, encoding MTLAQGDIVQGAPALTLEQVAAALADLPQWQLDPDGPAIAREWRLRNFAQAVQLANLVAWVAETGNHHPDIGLGWGYLRVSLSTHSAQGVTLNDLVMAARIEAAIAAGQGAAT